A single region of the Terriglobia bacterium genome encodes:
- a CDS encoding DUF4337 domain-containing protein: MSEAIHELHEHAEKAREESRLVGATFTMSVLAVLVAAISVLGHRAHTNTLLDETKAADSWAEYQARNIRRHNDQLFIDLYSVMPVKNAAEAAKFEQKYGADVQRYEKSLSDTRKRAEDFEADALHSETKGARLDLGEVLLEAALVITSITLITRKQLFWGMGSVLALAGLLVAISSAWVH, encoded by the coding sequence ATGTCCGAGGCTATCCACGAACTGCACGAGCACGCCGAGAAGGCGCGCGAGGAATCGCGCCTGGTGGGCGCCACTTTCACCATGTCGGTGCTGGCCGTGCTGGTTGCCGCCATTTCCGTGCTTGGCCATCGCGCCCACACGAACACGCTGCTTGACGAGACCAAGGCGGCGGATTCCTGGGCAGAATACCAGGCCCGGAACATTCGCCGGCACAACGACCAGCTCTTTATCGACCTCTACTCCGTCATGCCCGTCAAGAACGCCGCCGAGGCTGCAAAGTTCGAGCAGAAGTATGGCGCCGACGTCCAGCGCTATGAGAAGAGCCTGAGCGACACGCGGAAGCGCGCGGAGGACTTTGAGGCCGATGCGCTGCACTCTGAGACCAAGGGCGCCCGCCTCGACCTGGGCGAGGTGCTGCTGGAGGCGGCGCTGGTGATTACCTCCATCACGCTGATCACCCGCAAGCAGTTGTTCTGGGGGATGGGCTCCGTGCTGGCGCTTGCCGGACTCCTGGTGGCCATCAGTTCCGCGTGGGTGCATTGA